A stretch of the Capsicum annuum cultivar UCD-10X-F1 chromosome 8, UCD10Xv1.1, whole genome shotgun sequence genome encodes the following:
- the LOC107879428 gene encoding leucine-rich repeat extensin-like protein 5, which produces MCISVLAHLRERRRGKGYSRNSISVFVFSTNARLLSSPPAPPQAPSTPSQTPPAPPQTPTTPSQRTPPKSPITITSSAATPYRSISFPVHNAVPPSHIGSPTHSPHMAPSPGDAVLSPRITPTQPPHTALSPVGHAVPPSRVASPTQPPSQMASPIQPPRVAPSPVDTVPPPHAAPTQPPSTVLSPAKLPSTPSPNVAPSPVDKGVLPPKMVAPSPVVHNVVAPPPHAAPITSPPKSDSPVVNAPPSRPTPHPYPPPPPPSEDESTNCPMVLINVEGCVSDLIRAFFKFDKVSISTECCKVVSSISDDCFYSGFTRVPVFLGKVRKYCSHHKG; this is translated from the coding sequence ATGTGTATTTCTGTTCTTGCTCATTTGCGTGAGCGTCGCCGCGGCAAGGGATATTCAAGAAACTCCATTTCCGTCTTCGTATTCAGCACCAACGCTAGACTGCTATCATCCCCGCCCGCCCCACCACAAGCACCATCCACCCCATCACAAACACCACCCGCCCCGCCGCAAACACCAACCACCCCATCACAAAGGACACCACCCAAATCACCCATCACCATCACCTCAAGTGCAGCCACCCCATACCGCTCTATCTCCTTTCCTGTTCATAATGCGGTTCCCCCATCGCATATAGGTTCACCAACTCATTCACCACACATGGCTCCTTCCCCAGGTGATGCTGTTTTGTCACCGCGTATCACACCAACTCAGCCACCGCACACGGCCCTATCTCCAGTTGGTCATGCGGTTCCGCCATCGCGAGTGGCATCACCAACTCAGCCACCATCGCAAATGGCTTCACCAATTCAGCCACCGCGTGTGGCTCCATCCCCAGTTGATACGGTTCCACCACCACATGCGGCACCAACTCAGCCACCAAGCACGGTTCTATCGCCGGCTAAGCTGCCATCAACTCCGTCGCCGAATGTCGCTCCATCACCAGTTGATAAAGGAGTTTTGCCACCGAAAATGGTTGCTCCGAGTCCAGTAGTTCATAATGTGGTGGCTCCACCACCGCACGCGGCTCCTATAACATCACCACCAAAGTCTGATTCACCCGTGGTTAATGCACCTCCATCGCGTCCCACTCCACATCCATATCCACCTCCTCCTCCACCAAGTGAGGATGAATCAACTAATTGCCCGATGGTTCTGATCAATGTAGAAGGGTGTGTATCAGATCTGATCAGGGCctttttcaaatttgataaaGTTTCCATATCTACAGAATGTTGCAAAGTTGTTTCATCAATTTCAGACGATTGCTTTTACAGTGGATTCACCAGGGTACCAGTTTTCCTAGGTAAAGTAAGGAAGTATTGCAGTCATCATAAAGGCTGA